TCTGCTCAAGTACAACTACTGGCGCACGGAGGACCCGAAACGCGACTGGATCCAGGAGCCGGACTTCGACATCGAGTTCGCCGACTTCGTGGTGGACACGTTGCGCCACTCGGAGTTGATGCGGGACTGCGTGGACGCCGCCGAGATGTACTTCTGGCTCTGCGGCAAGTCCGACGAGTTCCAATACCTGGGCGGCCAGGGCTGGCCGGGCGACATTCCGGAGAACAAGGCCACGCCTGAGGCGATCGCGCGCACGCGCTACCGCCACCGCTACGGCGTGCCGGGCGATATGACCGATCGCGGCAAGAAGCGCGCCGCGCGCATCTGGTGACATGAGTTGGGACATCGAGCGGCATGCGGCCGAGCTCGAGCGCGACGGCTACACCATCCTGGAGCGCGTGCTGCCACAGGACGAGATTGACGCCTCCGTCGCGGCGATCGAGGAGACGCTGGCCTCCGAGGAGACCATTGGGCGCAAATACGGCCTGCAGAGCGCGAACCTGCGGATGGTGTTCAACGCGCAGGCCAAGCACCGGCACTTCCACGGCCTGCCGCTGCGCTACCCGGCGCCGGTGGAGGTGGCGCGGCAGGTGCTGGGTGAGGACATGTTTGCCCACGACGTCACCATCCGCGTGCCCATGCCGACCGGGGAGAAGGACCACAAACGCTTCGGCGGCAACCTGCACGCCGACTGGAGCGATTTCACGGTGAAGCCGTTCGTCGGCGGCCGGCACTACGCGCTGGGCATCCAGGCCGCCTGGGCGCTCACGGAGTTTTCGACGACGACCGGGGGGCCGGTGGTCTGGCCGGGTTCGCACCTCACGAATGAGATTCCGCCCGAGGACTCGGTATCGCTTCCGCCCGGATGGAAGATCGCCGAAGCGCCGGCGGGATCAGTGCTGATGTGGGACGCCAGCCTGTGGCACACCGGCGGCACCAATCGCGGCGACGGCCCGCGCTACTCGCTGATCCTGTTTTTCCAACGCTGGTGGGTGAAGGGCTTCAACGACTCCTATCGCTACATGCCCCCGGAGATGCGCGCGCAAATGTCGCTGGACGAACGCAAGCTCTGGGGACAAGAGGCCGAGGTCCCGCCGAATACGCATTTCCGAGGCATGAGCCAGGAACAGATCGAGGCCCTGACGCCGGAGGAACAGGCCGTCCTCAACATCGCGGCGTACTAGGACGGGCCGCGGTGCCGCCGCGCAGGGCAACAGCGCGGCCGGTGCCGTGGCATTCGGGGTTATTCGCAGGGACTCCGAACGACGAATCGAGAGAGCCATCGGTGGCCCGCGCTGCGTGCAGCGTGGGATTGGCGCCTGTCGAAATCTCCCAGGCTGCACGCAGCCTGGGCCACCGGACATGTCATTTCGAACGCAGTGAGAAATCCAAGGACGTTGGTGCAGGCTCCGCGCCCCTTAGATTCCTCGCCGAGCCTCGGAATGACAGTGGTGGGGGCGCAAGGACTTGGAGGTCCACGGCCGGGGCACGGTCCGGCTCCCTCTCCCGGGACGCGAGTGGGATGGGGTGAGGGTGATGACTGGAGGCGCACTCGGTCGACGAATGCCGCCAAAAGCAACCGGGGCGATGCCCGGTCCGCGTTGACGCTGACACTTCGCCGCGCATAGCATCGACCCGCAGCGCCAGCCCAGCGAGGGAGCCGCCATGTCGGTATCCGGGCCGCTCGACGAAACCACCTTTGCCGCGCTGAAGGCCGCCGACAGCCCCACGGTGTCGAACGCCATCGAGGAGCTGGGCGTGCGCGACCATCGGGTCGGGTTCGCCGGGTCGACCGTGCGCTGCATATATCCGGAGCTTGGCATCACGCTGGGATATGCCGTCACGGCGCAAATCGACACCACGGGACCCGGCCCGATCGACGTGGGCCGCGGCATGCGGGAGTTCGCCGAGCTGCTCGCCGCCGCCCCCAAGCCCGCGATCGTCGTCGTGCAGGATGTCGGGCCGCATAAGGCGCGCGCGGCGATGTTTGGAGACTACGCCGCCACGCTCTACCGCGCGCTGGGCGCGGTGGCCTTCGTCACCGACGGCGCCATTCGCGACATTGACCAAATGCGCGAGATGCGCTTTCCGTGTTTCGCCGCGGGCACGTCGGTCTCCCACGGCAACCCGCGGCGCATCACCATGGACATTCCAATCGAGATCGATGGCATGGTGGTCGAGCCGGGCGACCTGATTCACGGCGATGTGAACGGTCTGCTCAACGTGCCGCTGGCGGCCGCTGCAGACCTGCCGGCGCAGGTGGAGCATGTTCGCGTCACCGAGCGGGCGGCCATGGACGCGCTGATCGGGCCGAACGCCTCGGTGGACGAGGCGCTCTCGAAGATGGGGCACTGAGCGATGGCGCTGAAGTACTCGGTGGTGCTGGCGACGCTGGCGAGCAGTCCCGGCGGACAGGTGTGGGAGGACCCGGACACGGTGCTGGGCGCCGTGGCAGACGCGGGCTACGACGGCGTCGACCTGGACGCCGAGCCCGACCGCATCGACGAGGCGCTGTTCTACGCCGTGGTCGACAAGGCGCGGAACCTGGGGCTAAGCATTCCGTCGCTGCTCGGAGCCTGGGGCGGCTGGCACGCGGGGGAGGAGCGCGACCTGGCGTCGAGCGACGAGTCGAAGCGGCAGTACGCCGTCGACTACGCCAAGCGCTGCCTCGACCTAGGCGCGACGCTGGACGAGCCGCCGGTCTACGAGATTTGCGCGGTGTCGTTTGTGCCCGAGTATCCGGTGACCAGCAAGCCGCTAGCGGATCTGCGGCGTCAGTTCGAGCGGTCGGCGCACGAGATCGCGTCTCACGCCGAGACCGTGGGCGTGCCGGTGGCCATCGAACCCGTCAATCGCTTCGAGGGCTACGCCGGATTCATGAACTCGGTCGTCGAGGCGGTCGCGGTCGTCGAGGCGGTGGGGTCGGACCACCTGGGCATCGTGGCCGACTTCTTCCACCTCAACATCGAGGACGGCCCGGTCACCGAAGCGCTGCGGACCGCGGGCGAGCACCTCATGCACACCCACCTGGCCGACAGCAATCGCCAGATGCCAGGCACCGGCCACCTCGACTTCAGCGACATCGTGCGCGTGCTGGACGCCATCGGCTACGACGGCTACCTGTCAATCGATTGCGTGCCGGCCAAGCCCGACTGGCGCACCGTGCTCACGTCCACCCGCGAGTTCATGGGCCAGATCGAGGCCGGCGTGGACCTGCAGCGGCGGCTGGCGGCTGTTCAAGTCACTTCGTAGGAAAAGCCCGACATGGTTTGGGCGGCATTCCCGTGAACTCCTCGCACCAAATCGGTGCCGCGCCCCATAGAGAGCCATGAGCGTGCGCCTCGGTCGTACGCCGCGTGGTTACACCCGTTGCGCGTGCATCCTTTTCATCGGCTTCCTCCTTCTTGCTTGTGGTCCCGATGCCGACCCCATTGCCACAGCAACACGCGAACCGGCCGTCACCACATCGCCTGCGGTCGAGGTCACTGAACCGTCCGCAACAACTCAGACGGCAACATCAGCCAGCCACGACGGTGACGCTCCGCAAGTCACTTTGTTCGAGGATTTCGATGGCACCAAGAAGCGAGCCATACTGTTGCCTGATGGCACTTATGTTCTCGCCGACGGAACCAAGTGCAAGTCGGGCGAAGACTTCAAATATTGCGAACAGCTGATTGATGGGCCCGTGCCGGTATATCAATGCAGTCCGACTCCATTCGGAGCCGAGGGTGCCGAATTCTACAAAACTAGCCATTTTTCCAATGACTTCCTTCATTGGAGCAGCGACAACGTCTACCTTGTGTTCGGCTACGGTGAGTTCATCTGGACACTGAATCTCGAGAGCCTTGAGCTCATGGATCGAGTCAATGCCAATCCCGAGGTTAGCTCAGTAGTTCCATCGGGATTCAAATACGGCTTCTATGCTGATATCTCACCAGATGGCAGGCGCATTGTATATTCAAGTTGCGAATATGAAACCGAATACAGCGATAGCTGGCTCAGGAGATTTCCTGAGAATATGCATCCTGACAATTTCGGTACACCGCACCACATACGCGGAAAGCGTGACTACGAGATTGCCGTCGTAGAAACCGATGGACATTCATCTGAACGCCTTACAGAGCGTCGGGGTCTGGACCACTTCCCAGCCTGGTCGCCAGACGGCACGCGCATAGCTTTTCTATCGAACGAAGATCAGAGGGAACCCCTGGATCTTCATAGTCGACCCGCGTACCGTCAATTGCTATACACAATGGCTCCCGACGGTTCGGATGTACGCAAGGTTGTACTCACGCCTGTCGCGCTCTCGCCTCCGGTTTGGTCGTCGGACAGTCGTCGACTGGCGTTTGTCGCGCTCCAAGGATCAGAGAGGCCCTATAGGTACATTCTTCACACAGTTCAAGCCGATGGCTCTGACCTCAGCAGGATAGGCGCCATAGAACCGTTCGATGCCGATCACGAATATTTCCCGCTGCCGTCCTGGTCACCGGACGCTAGTCGGCTCGCCTATTTCGCAGCAGGGCCGACGGGCCTCGGCAGCATTTACGCCGTTCGTCCAGACGGCTCTGACAAACAACCGGTAGTCGAGGGCGTTGACGTGCGCCAAATCGCCTGGTCACCGGACGGGTCGGAGATCCTCTTCGTCACCGATTGGCTGTACTTCGTCAACCCTGATGGAAGCAATCTGCGCCGCTTGGAGGTGCCAGCCGACCTCGAGCGGCGCATGGCCGAGGCCGGCGGAACGGCCCTTGCCGCATGGTCGCCGGATGGCTCCCAGATCGCCATTCACTATCCGGGACGACTGCTCGTGACCATGAACCGTGACGGGACCCACAACCGCATCATCTACGGTGGCGACTTCCGGCCGCGGGCGGCGCTTCCGGTCAGGGAGCCAATTGATACCGCCGTCTGCTCTGCCGGCGTCGCTGTCCCCGATCCTGAAACCAACCCTGGCCTCGTTCAGGATTGCGAGACCCTCCTTGCGGCCGTTGAAGTGCTCGCCGGCGACTCCAGATTCGGCTGGAGTCCTGACGTCCCTTTCACCCGGTGGAAGGGCGTGGTCGTCAGTGGCTCGCCACCGCGGATTAGGGAATTAGTCATTGCGTCCAGCGGGCTGTCGGGCACGATACCGCCGGAACTGGGCGATTTGCAGGCGCTGGAGCTTCTTGATCTCTCCCAAAACCCTCTCGTCGGCGAGATCCCGCCTGAGTTGGGCACCCTCGCTGAATTGGTGTTTCTGCGCCTCAAGCACACGTATCTCAGCGGACCCATCCCGCCCGAGCTAGGGGGTTTGTCCAAACTACAGGTGCTGCGGCTCACCAATGGCAACTTCAGCGGAATCATCCCACCGGAGCTTGCGGCCCTCACCGATCTCACGACAGTGGACATCTCGGACAACCGGCTGGTCGGCTGCGTCTCGAGCGAGTTTTCCGACATCTGGGTGACCGGCAGCGACCTCGATCGCTGCGAAAATAAGGGCTAGCCGGCGGGGCTTAGGTCCCCTCCCCAAGGGGGCCTTTGCAAGAGCCAGCCGGGCTTGGGGATGACCGGGCGCATTCTATCCGCCCCCGTGTTTAATGAAGGGTGGATTCCCGCCTTCGCGGGAATGACGAAGGGTTACGCAAAAGTCTCCCGAGGGAGAGGGTGAATCCGTGACTGCGACTCCAACCAATACCCAAGTAGTCCTGGCGCGCCGGCCTGTCGGCGTGCCCCAGGTTGACGACTTCGAGCTTGTCGAGTCGCCGATTCCGCGGCCCACGGCCGGCGAGGTGTTCGTGCGCACGATCTACGTTTCCGTCGATCCCTACATGCGCGGGCGCCTGTGGAGGAAGCCGCTGCGCGGGCAGCCGATTGCCCTCGGCCAGGTGATGATCGGCGAGGGCGTGGGCGAGGTGGTCTTTTCCAGCGACCCGCGCCTGCGCGAGGGCGAGATCGTTCGCGGTGAGTTCGGCTGGCAGAAATACGCCGTTACGACGCTGGAAAACCTGGAGATCATTGATCGCAACGCCGCGCCGCTCTCGACCGCGCTCGGCATTCTGGGCATGCCCGGCCTCACGGCCTACTACGGCATGGTTGAGGTGGCGCGGCCGCGCGCGGGCGAGACCGTGGTGGTCACGGGCGCCGCGGGAGCGGTGGGGAGCGCCGCCGGCCAGATCGCCAAGCTGCAGGGCTGCCGCGTGGTGGGCACCTGCGGCAGCGACGCCAAGTGCATGTACCTGGTCAACGAGCTGGGATTCGACGCGGCGATCAACTACCGCACCCAGCCGCTGGACGACGCGCTCCACAGCGCCTGCCCCGATGGCATCGACGTGATATTCGAGAACGTGGGCGGTGAGGTACTGGAGGCCCTGCTGCGGCGCATCAATCTCCACGCCCGCATCGCCCTCTGCGGCGCGATCTCGCAGTACCACTCCCAAGAGCTCGCGCCGGTGCCGCCGCACTCGCGGACGCTCCACAGCCGCCGCGCGCGCATGGAGGGATTCCTGGTCAACGACTTCGAGGACCGCGACCCCGAGGCCATGGCCGCGCTCACCGAGTGGGTCACCACCGGCCAACTCACCTACCGCGAGAACATCGTGGCCGGCATCGAGAACGCCCCGGCGGCGTTCGTGGGGCTGTTCACCGGAGAAAACACCGGCAAGCAGCTGGTGCGGGTGAGCTCCGAGGAGGTCTCGGTCGTCGAGCCACTCTAGTCGGGCAGGACCACTCACCCGCTCCTCATACCGTGTCCGTTTGCCCCTTCGGTGAACTCAGAGCAGGCTCCGAGCCTGTCGAAGGGCGTCCCCTTTTGCCCTTCGAACGGTGCGTGGTTCGACAAGCTCACCACGAACGGAATTTCCGTGCCCTTAGTGCGAGCTGCGCGCGGTAAACCGTTCGTCGACGAGAACAGTTAGCCCGACTCCACGCGCGCGGCCAACTCGCCGCCCGCCGCGCTAACCTCACAGAGCCGCACTCACGTGTCTTTCCGCGAAGAGTTGGGCTCGGAAGCGCGGCAAATTCGGCAGAGCTCGGAAAGAGGAAGGCATGGGACTGCCGCCACCGGATCGAGGCGTCAGACTTGAGTGGGCCAACATGCCTGGGCGCATCCGCAGCGAGGTCGAACGGTGGCTGGGTGGTGCTGTCGTCGGCGCCGTTTCGCAGCCCACCGGCTTTACACCTGGGGTCGCGGCGCGGCTGACCGTGGACGACGGCCGCCGACTCTTCGTCAAGGCGGCCGGTCCCGAGCCCAACACTGCTACGCCTAAGGCGCACAGGAGTGAGATCAACATTGTGACTGCCCTGCCACGCGCGGCGCCCGTCCCGCGGTTGCTGTGGTCGCACGACGAGGGAGAGAGCGGTTGGGTCGTGCTGGCGTTCGAGGACGTGGACGGTTACCACCCGATGCAGCCGTGGCGGATCGACGAGCTAGATCGCGTGGTCGCAGCAATGGAGCAGCTCAGCAACTTGCTGACGCCATCGCCGCTGCCAGCCGCCGTGATTGGGACGGCAGTCGAGGACTTCTCCCGAGGTTGGCGGCGACTCCATGAGGAACGCCCGTCCCGGCTAGACCACGTGGACGAGTGGTCGCGCCGTCACCTCGAGGCGTTAGCAGCAATCGAGGACACGGTCGGGCCTGCGCTGGCGGGCGACACACTGCTGAATCACGACATCCGCGCAGACAACATTCTGCTCACGCCGGACCGTATTTGGTTCGTTGACTGGCCCCATGCCCTTGTCGGTCCCGCTTGGTTGGACGTGATTGGCTTTGCACCCAGTGTGACGATGCAGGGTGGTCCATCTCCCGAGGAGGTGATCGCCAGACACTCCGCATGTCGCAACGCCGATCCTGACGCCATCACGGCGGCGGTCGTGGCGCTGGCCGGATACTTCACACACCGGGCCGTGCAGCCCCCGCCGCCCGGCCTACCCACGGTGCGCGCATTCCAGGATGCGCAGGGCGCGATTGCGCGCGAATGGGTCGCCCAACGCACCGGGCTGACTTGATCGACAGCGCCGCGAGGAGCGCGACGATCGAGTGTGTCTTCGTAGACTGGCAAGCTTGCCGCCAACGGCAGTGGTCAGATGACCAAGCAGTCTAGGCGCGGCTAGCCGGTATCCACCCGCGCGGCGAACTCGTTCCAGGCGGCTTCGACGCGGGCGACGGCGCTGAGGGTGGCGTAGGTGTCGGGCCACATGGCGTCCACGATGGCCTTGGCGCCGCCGTCGTCACCGGATGCCGCCAGCTGCTCGATCTCGGCGGTGCGCGCAGCGTGGCGGGCGGCGGTCCCGCGCGCGAGCCGGGCCAGTTCCCGCGAGGCCCGAAAGTGCTCAAGGGCAAGGTCCGCCGTGGAGACTCCCGCGGACGGATCGTGCTCGGCGCGCTCTTCGCTGGTCGAATGGCCGTACTTGGGCGGCAGGCGAGATCCGTCCTCGGCATACATGGTGTGCGTCGGCTCGACGTGCGGCGTCACCGAGAGGTACATGATGACCGGCTCGTCGCCGACCACGCGCACCTGGTGCATTTCGTCGCGACCGGCGAAGCACAGCTCTCCCGGTCCCAGCACCGCGGTTTCGCCCTCGATTTCGAACTCGGCGCGGCCCTGCATGATCAGGAAGACCTCGGCGCCAAGGTCGTGGCTGTGGCGCGTGGCCACCTCGCCCACCTCGAACCGCAGGAAGCGCGCGCGGATCTCCGGCATGATGACGACGTTCTTGATATCGCGGCGATAGTCGAAGACTTGAAGTGGCATGGCTAGGCGGCTCCTTCCAGGTGCGCCAGCACGATATCGCGTACCAGCGCGACGTGCTCCACGGCCTCGCGGCCCGGCGTGAGCGGCTGCTCGCCGCGCCTGATGCACGCCGCGAAGTGCTCCAGCTCCAGCTTGAACGGGTTGGCTTGCCATGAGCGGGTGGTCGTGGCGGGGTGGCCCTCGGCGTCGATCCACTGGACGGTGACGTCGCTCGGCACGCCGCGGCTCCAGCCCGTGGGGAACGACGCGATGACGCGATCGCGCGAGCCGTAGACCGCGAGCGTCTCCTCGAAGCTGAACAGCTCCGGCAGGTCGATCCAGCTGCACACGGCGCGCGCGCCGCCGGGATACTCCAGCACGGTGGACAGGGCGACGCCGCCGGACCAGATGTCGGTGCTCACCACGCGGCGCGGACTGCCGAACATGGCGTGCAGGTTGCCGATGTCGTGGATCATGCTGCCGTTGATGGCCCCGAAGGCGCTGAGCGTGGCGGCGTCGACCCGGTCGCGGCCCAGCGCCTCGGCGACGAGCCGGTCCGACTCGGCGCGCCCGGCTTCGATCACCTCAGCGGGCAAATCGGACGGCACGTGGTAATCGAAGGTCGCCAGGTGCAGCGCGTTGTCGGGGTGCAGGTGGTTGACCTGGATGAAACGTACGTCGTCGATCTCCGCCACCCGCCGCTGCGCGAACCGGAAGGCCGGGTCGTAGCGCTTCATGTAGGCCGCCTGGTAGACGACGCCGGCGCGGTCGGCGGCCTCGGCCATGGCCTCCGCCTCGGCAACCGTGTAGCAGACGGGCTTCTCGACCAGGATGTGCTTGCCGGCCTGGGCCGCCGCGATGGCGGGCGGCGCGTGCGAGCCGGTGGTGCAGACGATCACCGCGTCGATGTCCGCCCGCGCGACCAGCTCGTGAAAGTCCACGTGCCGTCGCTCCGGCGGCACGCCGTAGGCGTCGCCGACGTGGTCCAACAGCTCGCGCGACAGGTCGCACAGGCCGGCAATCTCGAACTCGTCCCGCAGCTCGACCAGGTGCGGCAAGTGCTGGATCTGGGCGATTCCGCCGCAGCCGATGACGCCGATCCGAAGTCTGCTCATCATCCGCACCGCCTGGAATCTTTTGTCGACACGCCGAGCCTACCGCCTGGTTCCGCCGACGGAGACCTTTGCGAAATCCAGTCGGGCTTGGCGATGACCGGGCGCATCCTGTCCACCCCCAGGTTCAACTAAGGGTGGATTCCCGCCTTCGCGGGAATG
Above is a window of Chloroflexota bacterium DNA encoding:
- a CDS encoding phytanoyl-CoA dioxygenase family protein produces the protein MSWDIERHAAELERDGYTILERVLPQDEIDASVAAIEETLASEETIGRKYGLQSANLRMVFNAQAKHRHFHGLPLRYPAPVEVARQVLGEDMFAHDVTIRVPMPTGEKDHKRFGGNLHADWSDFTVKPFVGGRHYALGIQAAWALTEFSTTTGGPVVWPGSHLTNEIPPEDSVSLPPGWKIAEAPAGSVLMWDASLWHTGGTNRGDGPRYSLILFFQRWWVKGFNDSYRYMPPEMRAQMSLDERKLWGQEAEVPPNTHFRGMSQEQIEALTPEEQAVLNIAAY
- a CDS encoding RraA family protein, which encodes MSVSGPLDETTFAALKAADSPTVSNAIEELGVRDHRVGFAGSTVRCIYPELGITLGYAVTAQIDTTGPGPIDVGRGMREFAELLAAAPKPAIVVVQDVGPHKARAAMFGDYAATLYRALGAVAFVTDGAIRDIDQMREMRFPCFAAGTSVSHGNPRRITMDIPIEIDGMVVEPGDLIHGDVNGLLNVPLAAAADLPAQVEHVRVTERAAMDALIGPNASVDEALSKMGH
- a CDS encoding sugar phosphate isomerase/epimerase, which produces MALKYSVVLATLASSPGGQVWEDPDTVLGAVADAGYDGVDLDAEPDRIDEALFYAVVDKARNLGLSIPSLLGAWGGWHAGEERDLASSDESKRQYAVDYAKRCLDLGATLDEPPVYEICAVSFVPEYPVTSKPLADLRRQFERSAHEIASHAETVGVPVAIEPVNRFEGYAGFMNSVVEAVAVVEAVGSDHLGIVADFFHLNIEDGPVTEALRTAGEHLMHTHLADSNRQMPGTGHLDFSDIVRVLDAIGYDGYLSIDCVPAKPDWRTVLTSTREFMGQIEAGVDLQRRLAAVQVTS
- a CDS encoding NADP-dependent oxidoreductase produces the protein MTATPTNTQVVLARRPVGVPQVDDFELVESPIPRPTAGEVFVRTIYVSVDPYMRGRLWRKPLRGQPIALGQVMIGEGVGEVVFSSDPRLREGEIVRGEFGWQKYAVTTLENLEIIDRNAAPLSTALGILGMPGLTAYYGMVEVARPRAGETVVVTGAAGAVGSAAGQIAKLQGCRVVGTCGSDAKCMYLVNELGFDAAINYRTQPLDDALHSACPDGIDVIFENVGGEVLEALLRRINLHARIALCGAISQYHSQELAPVPPHSRTLHSRRARMEGFLVNDFEDRDPEAMAALTEWVTTGQLTYRENIVAGIENAPAAFVGLFTGENTGKQLVRVSSEEVSVVEPL
- a CDS encoding phosphotransferase encodes the protein MPGRIRSEVERWLGGAVVGAVSQPTGFTPGVAARLTVDDGRRLFVKAAGPEPNTATPKAHRSEINIVTALPRAAPVPRLLWSHDEGESGWVVLAFEDVDGYHPMQPWRIDELDRVVAAMEQLSNLLTPSPLPAAVIGTAVEDFSRGWRRLHEERPSRLDHVDEWSRRHLEALAAIEDTVGPALAGDTLLNHDIRADNILLTPDRIWFVDWPHALVGPAWLDVIGFAPSVTMQGGPSPEEVIARHSACRNADPDAITAAVVALAGYFTHRAVQPPPPGLPTVRAFQDAQGAIAREWVAQRTGLT
- a CDS encoding cupin domain-containing protein, producing the protein MPLQVFDYRRDIKNVVIMPEIRARFLRFEVGEVATRHSHDLGAEVFLIMQGRAEFEIEGETAVLGPGELCFAGRDEMHQVRVVGDEPVIMYLSVTPHVEPTHTMYAEDGSRLPPKYGHSTSEERAEHDPSAGVSTADLALEHFRASRELARLARGTAARHAARTAEIEQLAASGDDGGAKAIVDAMWPDTYATLSAVARVEAAWNEFAARVDTG
- a CDS encoding Gfo/Idh/MocA family oxidoreductase — translated: MSRLRIGVIGCGGIAQIQHLPHLVELRDEFEIAGLCDLSRELLDHVGDAYGVPPERRHVDFHELVARADIDAVIVCTTGSHAPPAIAAAQAGKHILVEKPVCYTVAEAEAMAEAADRAGVVYQAAYMKRYDPAFRFAQRRVAEIDDVRFIQVNHLHPDNALHLATFDYHVPSDLPAEVIEAGRAESDRLVAEALGRDRVDAATLSAFGAINGSMIHDIGNLHAMFGSPRRVVSTDIWSGGVALSTVLEYPGGARAVCSWIDLPELFSFEETLAVYGSRDRVIASFPTGWSRGVPSDVTVQWIDAEGHPATTTRSWQANPFKLELEHFAACIRRGEQPLTPGREAVEHVALVRDIVLAHLEGAA